The following proteins are encoded in a genomic region of Pyrus communis chromosome 11, drPyrComm1.1, whole genome shotgun sequence:
- the LOC137709525 gene encoding polygalacturonase At1g48100-like: MKNCKLSLLVFCISFFCFLLVSTQARWHNHTKHKHSHKQSHISQPPSSAPEPASPPEEPPTNPGNSSDVFDVRSFGAVGDGQTDDTAAFKMAWDTACQSDESAPRILVPQGFSFMIQSTIFTGPCLAGLVLQVDGTLVPPDGPESWPKNISRHQWLVFYRVNEMSLQGGGVIDGRGQKWWNLPCKPHRGINGTTLPGPCDSPIALRFFMSSNLTVQGLRIKNSPQFHFRFDNCKNVHIESISISAPAKSPNTDGIHIENTNDVQIYNSVISNGDDCISIGSGCYDVDIRNITCGPGHGISIGSLGNHNSLACVSNITVRDSIIKGTDNGVRIKTWQGGSGSVSAVTFSNIHMDNVRNPIMIDQYYCLTKGCTNQTSAVFVSDILYSNIKGTYDVRSAPMHFACSDALPCTNLTLSEVELLPAVGDMVSDPYCWNAYGELQTLTIPPVSCLLDGVPRSLLGTYVERC, encoded by the exons ATGAAGAATTGCAAGTTGTCACTGCTTGTTTTCTGCATTTCATTCTTTTGCTTCTTATTAGTGTCCACCCAAGCCAGATGGCATAACCATACAAAACACAAGCACTCTCACAAGCAATCCCACATTTCACAACCTCCTTCCTCTGCACCTGAGCCGGCTAGTCCTCCCGAAGAGCCGCCTACCAATCCGGGCAATTCCTCTGATGTTTTCGATGTAAGATCATTTGGTGCTGTAGGAGATGGCCAAACTGATGACACCGCGGCGTTTAAGATGGCATGGGACACAGCCTGCCAAAGTGATGAATCTGCCCCAAGGATCCTTGTTCCCCAAGGTTTCTCGTTCATGATACAATCTACAATATTCACTGGTCCCTGCCTTGCGGGCTTGGTGTTACAG GTTGATGGAACTCTAGTGCCACCTGATGGACCAGAGTCCTGGCCAAAGAACATCAGCAGGCACCAATGGCTGGTCTTTTACCGAGTCAACGAGATGTCGCTGCAAGGCGGCGGTGTAATTGATGGGAGAGGACAGAAATGGTGGAATCTTCCCTGCAAACCCCAtagg GGGATAAATGGAACCACATTGCCAGGACCATGTGATAGCCCAATT GCCCTGAGGTTCTTCATGAGCTCAAACTTGACAGTTCAAGGACTTAGAATTAAGAATAGCCCCCAATTCCACTTTAGATTTGATAATTGTAAAAATGTGCATATAGAATCCATTTCTATATCCGCCCCTGCAAAAAGTCCGAATACAGATGGGATTCACATAGAGAACACAAATGATGTCCAAATTTATAACTCAGTCATTTCTAATG GTGATGATTGTATATCAATTGGATCAGGCTGTTATGATGTAGACATACGGAACATCACTTGTGGACCTGGTCATGGAATCAGCATTGGGAGTCTCGGAAATCACAATTCGCTGGCATGCGTCTCTAACATTACAGTTAGGGACTCGATAATCAAAGGGACGGATAATGGAGTTAGGATCAAGACATGGCAGGGCGGGTCTGGATCGGTATCTGCAGTAACATTCAGTAATATTCACATGGATAATGTTAGAAACCCTATTATGATTGACCAATACTATTGCCTTACCAAAGGGTGCACAAACCAAACTTCAGCCGTGTTCGTATCGGACATACTATATTCAAACATAAAGGGGACTTATGACGTTCGGAGTGCACCAATGCATTTTGCCTGCAGTGATGCTCTCCCATGCACTAACTTGACACTCTCAGAAGTTGAGCTTCTTCCTGCGGTAGGAGATATGGTATCCGACCCGTATTGTTGGAATGCTTATGGAGAGCTGCAGACGCTAACAATTCCACCAGTCTCTTGCTTGTTGGATGGTGTTCCTCGATCCCTACTGGGCACTTACGTTGAGCGTTGCTGA
- the LOC137749481 gene encoding glycogen synthase kinase-3 homolog MsK-3-like, translating to MASVSVVPASGLREPGGNAVGVDNLPNEMNDMKIRDDKEMGATVVDGNGTEAGHIIVTTIGGKNGQPKQTISYMAERVVGHGSFGLVFQAKCLETGETVAIKKVLQDKRYKNRELQTMRLLDHPNIVSLRHCFFSTTEKDELYLNLVLEYVPETAHRVIKHYSKMNQRMPHIYVKLYFYQICRALAYIHNTIGVCHRDIKPQNLLVNPHTHQLKICDFGSAKVLVKGEPNISYICSRYYRAPELIFGATEYTTAIDIWSAGCVLAELLLGQPLFPGESGVDQLVQIIKVLGTPTREEIKCMNPNYTEFKFPQIKAHPWHKIFHKRMPPEAVDLVSRLLQYSPNLRSTALEALAHPFFDELRDPNTRLPNGRFLPPLFNFKAHELKGVPAEMLVKLIPEHARKQCAFLGS from the exons ATGGCTTCCGTAAGTGTGGTTCCTGCTTCCGGTCTAAGGGAGCCCGGTGGAAATGCAGTCGGTGTCGATAATTTGCCAAATGAGATGAATGACATGAAAATTAGGGATGACAAG GAAATGGGGGCAACTGTTGTTGATGGTAATGGAACGGAGGCGGGTCATATTATTGTCACAACTATTGGTGGAAAGAATGGCCAACCAAAACAG ACAATAAGCTATATGGCTGAGCGCGTTGTTGGACATGGATCTTTCGGATTGGTTTTCCAG GCCAAGTGCTTAGAAACTGGTGAAACTGTTGCTATTAAAAAGGTTCTTCAAGACAAGAGGTACAAGAACCGGGAGTTGCAAACCATGCGTCTTCTAGACCACCCAAACATTGTGTCTCTTAGACATTGTTTCTTTTCGACAACTGAAAAAGATGAGCTATACCTTAACCTCGTACTTGAGTATGTCCCCGAGACTGCCCATAGGGTGATCAAGCACTATAGTAAGATGAACCAGAGGATGCCCCATATTTATGTTAAACTTTACTTTTACcag ATTTGTAGAGCTCTTGCTTACATTCATAATACCATTGGAGTGTGCCACAGGGACATCAAGCCGCAAAATTTGTTG GTCAATCCCCATACTCACCAGCTTAAAATCTGTGACTTTGGGAGTGCGaaagttttg GTAAAAGGGGAACCCAACATATCTTACATCTGTTCTAGGTACTATCGAGCACCTGAACTTATATTTGGTGCAACCGAATACACAACAGCCATTGACATCTGGTCTGCTGGCTGTGTTCTAGCTGAACTTCTGCTTGGACAG CCCCTGTTTCCCGGAGAAAGTGGAGTAGACCAGCTTGTTCAAATCATCAAG GTTTTAGGTACCCCAACGAGGGAGGAAATAAAATGCATGAACCCTAACTACACTGAGTTTAAGTTTCCCCAAATTAAAGCTCACCCGTGGCACAAG ATATTTCACAAGCGCATGCCCCCAGAAGCTGTGGATCTCGTATCAAGGCTGCTGCAGTACTCTCCAAACCTTCGAAGTACAGCT TTGGAGGCCTTAGCTCATCCCTTCTTTGACGAGTTGCGTGATCCTAACACCCGCTTGCCAAATGGACGCTTCCTTCCCCCTTTGTTCAACTTTAAGGCTCATG AACTGAAGGGAGTGCCTGCAGAAATGCTTGTTAAGCTGATCCCGGAGCACGCAAGAAAACAGTGCGCCTTCCTTGGGTCATGA
- the LOC137708332 gene encoding probable protein phosphatase 2C 2, with protein MVAEAKVVCQQSVPVLDVEYFAKNVHEVEDVVAVTPSISSPKSFDLNRASEPVSAAALLSSQADVKPVDKIPDLVPASADQQFFPRLRSGSFADIGPRRYMEDEHLLIDDLSSHLGSLSNFPKPNAFYGVFDGHGGPEAAAYVRQNVLRLFFEGANFPRTSDGDEMFSEELENSLRKAFHLVDLALADDCSVSSSSGTTALTAMIFGRLLMVANAGDCRAVLCRKGEAIDMSQDHRPIYPSERRRVEELGGYVDDVYLNGVLSVTRALGDWDMKFPRGSSSPLIAEPEFRQVVLTEDDEFLIIGCDGIWDVMSSQHAVSLVRRGLRRHDDPDQCARDLVMEAVRLKTFDNLTVIVVCFSPLDHRDPSPQRERRLRGCSLSAEALCSLRALLDSSASG; from the exons ATGGTGGCAGAAGCTAAGGTTGTGTGCCAGCAGAGCGTGCCGGTGCTGGATGTTGAGTACTTTGCCAAAAATGTTCACGAGGTTGAAGATGTAGTTGCAGTTACCCCATCGATTTCGTCGCCCAAAAGTTTTGACCTGAATCGTGCTTCGGAACCCGTCTCCGCCGCCGCCCTCTTGAGCTCCCAAGCC GATGTTAAACCTGTGGATAAAATTCCGGATTTGGTTCCTGCCTCGGCCGACCAGCAATTCTTCCCCAGGCTGCGTTCTGGTAGTTTTGCTGACATTGGACCCCGTAGATACATGGAAGATGAACATCTTCTAATAGATGATCTATCTTCACACTTGGGATCGCTCTCTAATTTTCCCAAGCCAAATGCATTTTATGGG GTATTTGATGGACATGGAGGACCCGAAGCGGCAGCTTACGTCCGGCAAAATGTGCTCAGACTCTTTTTTGAAGGTGCCAATTTTCCCCGAACTTCTGACGGTGATGAAATGTTCTCAGAGGAGCTTGAGAACTCCCTCCGCAAGGCATTTCATCTGGTTGACCTTGCTTTGGCTGATGACTGCAGTGTAAGCAGTTCTTCGGGGACAACAGCATTAACTGCTATGATATTTGGAAG GCTTTTAATGGTGGCCAATGCTGGGGATTGCCGAGCAGTACTCTGTCGGAAAGGAGAAGCAATCGATATGTCTCAAGACCACAGGCCAATATATCCCTCAGAAAGGAGGCGGGTTGAAGAATTAGGTGGATATGTTGATGATGTGTATCTGAATGGTGTCTTATCTGTTACCCGAGCATTAGGCGACTGGGACATGAAGTTTCCTCGTGGATCTTCGTCACCCCTTATTGCCGAGCCAGAGTTTCGGCAGGTGGTTTTAACAGAGGATGATGAGTTTCTAATTATAGGGTGTGACGGGATTTGGGATGTGATGTCTAGTCAGCATGCTGTTAGCCTTGTTCGCCGTGGGCTGAGGCGGCATGATGACCCTGACCAGTGTGCCAGGGACCTTGTCATGGAGGCTGTTCGCCTCAAAACGTTTGATAACCTCACTGTTATCGTTGTATGCTTCTCCCCCCTTGATCACCGGGATCCATCACCACAGCGAGAACGGAGATTAAGGGGCTGCAGCCTCTCTGCTGAGGCCCTTTGTAGTTTGAGGGCCTTGCTGGACAGCAGTGCCAGCGGCTGA
- the LOC137708333 gene encoding uncharacterized protein isoform X3, whose protein sequence is MWVFQAELRPHRIQKYVPRCYAMAGLHILEDKPDLSRWSLKYKAFGRDIELSWLARNMQPTPNQKIHWRSLEGLPNRGAVRFYPKGPSSCLVELTVSYEVPPILSPVASALQPFLENLLGRGLERFAMFARTYKADSPV, encoded by the exons ATGTGGGTCTTTCAGGCGGAGCTCCGTCCTCACCGGATTCAGAAGTACGTCCCCCGTTGTTATGCAATGGCAGGACTGCAC ATATTGGAAGACAAACCTGACTTATCGCGATGGTCACTGAAGTATAAAGCTTTTGGTCGTGATATTGAATTATCATGGCTTGCTCGGAATATGCAG CCTACACCAAATCAGAAAATCCACTGGAGatctttggaaggtcttcctaACAG AGGTGCTGTTCGGTTCTATCCAAAAGGTCCTTCATCATGCTTAGTAGAA CTAACGGTGTCATATGAAGTTCCGCCGATTCTGTCTCCAGTAGCATCA GCGCTTCAACCATTTCTCGAAAATTTACTTGGACGTGGCTTGGAAAGGTTTGCAATGTTTGCAAGAACCTACAAAGCAGACTCACCAGTTTGA
- the LOC137708333 gene encoding uncharacterized protein isoform X1, protein MSCTSATAVASAYISRPNWPGSLTGIPIWRSPSLRPLPPSSLCDFSFKIPCGSFRRSSVLTGFRSTSPVVMQWQDCTVKMEIDVPISVAYDCYSDREAIPRWMPFISTVKILEDKPDLSRWSLKYKAFGRDIELSWLARNMQPTPNQKIHWRSLEGLPNRGAVRFYPKGPSSCLVELTVSYEVPPILSPVASALQPFLENLLGRGLERFAMFARTYKADSPV, encoded by the exons ATGTCTTGTACTTCTGCAACTGCTGTAGCATCAGCCTACATTTCCAGGCCCAACTGGCCCGGCAGTCTCACCGGCATACCCATCTGGAGAAGCCCTTCTCTCAGACCGCTGCCGCCATCTTCTCTCTGTGACTTCTCCTTCAAGATCCCATGTGGGTCTTTCAGGCGGAGCTCCGTCCTCACCGGATTCAGAAGTACGTCCCCCGTTGTTATGCAATGGCAGGACTGCAC AGTAAAGATGGAAATTGATGTGCCTATTTCAGTTGCCTATGATTGTTACTCTGACCGTGAGGCGATTCCCCGTTGGATGCCATTTATTTCAACCGTGAAG ATATTGGAAGACAAACCTGACTTATCGCGATGGTCACTGAAGTATAAAGCTTTTGGTCGTGATATTGAATTATCATGGCTTGCTCGGAATATGCAG CCTACACCAAATCAGAAAATCCACTGGAGatctttggaaggtcttcctaACAG AGGTGCTGTTCGGTTCTATCCAAAAGGTCCTTCATCATGCTTAGTAGAA CTAACGGTGTCATATGAAGTTCCGCCGATTCTGTCTCCAGTAGCATCA GCGCTTCAACCATTTCTCGAAAATTTACTTGGACGTGGCTTGGAAAGGTTTGCAATGTTTGCAAGAACCTACAAAGCAGACTCACCAGTTTGA
- the LOC137708333 gene encoding uncharacterized protein isoform X2 codes for MEIDVPISVAYDCYSDREAIPRWMPFISTVKILEDKPDLSRWSLKYKAFGRDIELSWLARNMQPTPNQKIHWRSLEGLPNRGAVRFYPKGPSSCLVELTVSYEVPPILSPVASALQPFLENLLGRGLERFAMFARTYKADSPV; via the exons ATGGAAATTGATGTGCCTATTTCAGTTGCCTATGATTGTTACTCTGACCGTGAGGCGATTCCCCGTTGGATGCCATTTATTTCAACCGTGAAG ATATTGGAAGACAAACCTGACTTATCGCGATGGTCACTGAAGTATAAAGCTTTTGGTCGTGATATTGAATTATCATGGCTTGCTCGGAATATGCAG CCTACACCAAATCAGAAAATCCACTGGAGatctttggaaggtcttcctaACAG AGGTGCTGTTCGGTTCTATCCAAAAGGTCCTTCATCATGCTTAGTAGAA CTAACGGTGTCATATGAAGTTCCGCCGATTCTGTCTCCAGTAGCATCA GCGCTTCAACCATTTCTCGAAAATTTACTTGGACGTGGCTTGGAAAGGTTTGCAATGTTTGCAAGAACCTACAAAGCAGACTCACCAGTTTGA